The Candidatus Margulisiibacteriota bacterium genomic interval AGTCCTGTTCTACCTCAAAATAAGCTACCTTTATCGGAAAAGTATTCTCCACATAATCAAATAAATCATTATAGATCGTGGGTACACCGGTGTATCCTATTTTAATTTTATCGGTAATAGCTTGTTGGCCTTGCAATTTCTGGATATGAGCATCTACCTGTGAATTAAACAGATTATAGTCGCCGTTAAAATCTGTAGTGGAGACCAGCAGTTGTTGGACGGTTTTAGCACTGAGCGTATTTTTTTCGTTTTGCAGCAAATCAAATTTATTGATTTTGGAACGCAGCTGGTCCAGGATTTTTTTTGTATGCATGGCTTTATCGTAGGACACTCCAAAATAACTGCCCAGTTTATCCAGTTCCATCTTTAATTTTTCCGGGTTTTTATCGGAAGGATAAGAAAAACGAATTATATCTATGTGCGGGTAATAATACTGGTACATATTGATCAGGGCATGATTGTTGCTGCAATCACCCTCGGTTACTGCTATGATTACGCTGATTCTTTCTGCCAGATCATCCAGAACTCCCAGCAGCCCCTTTATCCAACTGCAGGTGTTACGGGGCATGCCTTTTCTTTCGCCGGAATCAATAAATTTCATGGGATCAGGATTGGTTATAAAATAATTGTTCAGGTCCAGCGGAACATGGCTTGTCGGCCAGATGTATTCCTGAGGGATGGTAGTTGTAAACGCTATACTGGTCATTTATATTGTTTTAAAACCTCATAACGGCTCATAACTTTATATACATAGCGAGTCGTTTTTTCGCTGAACGGGCTGTCTTTTTTGCGTATAATAGCATTTACTCCCTCAAAATAGGAAGCCAAACTATACTGAACATCACCTTTCCAGGTGTCGAGCAATTCTCTCATCATGGTACAGGTCGCCCGAATGTTTTGTTCAATATCAAAAGGATCGCTGACTTTATAACATTGCAGATTAAAGTCCATCAATTGTCCCAGGCCTTTGGCACCAGAAGGTGACACGGCGCACCTGTTAAATTCTGATTCCACTGCTATCAAAGAAGTCATAAGCAGAGGATCAAGATTATAGATGTTGGAATAAACTATAATATTTTCAGCAATAGTCAAAACATCGCCAATCGGTACTGTGCTGAAATTGTCCATGATATAGCTGGTAATTATTTGATAGGTGTTTAGATTGGTAGCGTCATATGATGGAATTTGTCCTGTCATGGATGCATCAACATTCTGGCTGAGCATTCTGGCTTGTCTGAATTTAGTAGGTTTTTCCAGAAATGTTTTTTGCGGGTCCTGATGTGATGTGGAAAAAATAGAAAAAATAATTACAAAAACTACAAAAATCGTCGCCCAATCCATAAATTTCAGTCCCCTTCATTCCGATTCAGGTCAAAGTTTCTTTAATATATCGGCAATCAGCTCTGCGGCTCCCTTGAAAGTTATGTCTACCTTGTTGCCAGTTCTGTAATTGAGCTCGATTATTCCTTCTGCTATTTTTTTCCCGATTATTATTCGTAACGGTGCCCCAATAAGGTCTGCGTCATTGAATTTCACGCCAATCCGGTCTTTACGGTCATCAAATAATACCTCAATGTTTTTATTTTGCAGCTCTATATATAGTTTTTCCGCTGCCGTCACCTGTTCCGGGGTTTCCATATTAGCGGTGATTAGAATTACCTCAAAAGGAGCTATCTGCACTGGCCAGAGAGGCCCATGCTCATCATGAGCCTGTTCTATAGCTGCCATAGCTGTGCGTCCTACTCCGATTCCGTAACAACCCATAATAAAATTTTGCTCCAGGCCCTTTTCATCCAGATAAGAGGCATTCATAGCCTTGGAGTATTTGGTCCCGAGCTTAAAAATATGCCCGACTTCTATCCCTCTCTCCTTTTTTAATTTTCCTTTATGGCATTCCGGACAATCGTCACCTTCTCTGGTCATGTTCAGATCAACAAAAACAATATCTTCAAAGCGGCTTAAATCTCTCGCAGGATTAAAATTAAGCAGGTGTTTGTCTTTTTGATTGGCCCCGCAGACCATATTTTTGGCGTTGGTTAAAGAATTGTCAAATAATTCGACAACCTGGTAGTCAGTTTTCTTTTTGGATGGTTTGTTAGGTCCTATAAAGCCATTTTCACAGCCCCAGTATTCCGAAGTTTCTTCAGGCTTGGCAAGTTCTATTGTGGTAGCATCCAGAATATTTTTTACTTTTGTTTCATTTATTTCATAATCTCCACGCACAAAGACCATGGCAAAACCCAGTTTGTCACCCTTGAGAAACCGATAAAATACGGCTTTCATGGTTTTATAATCTGGTACCTTCAGAAATTTCGCAACCTCTTCAATAGATTTTTTGTCCGGAGTATTCACAAGTTCCATTTTTTTTGCTGGTTCCGAATCAATATTTTTTATTATGGTGGTAGCTTTTTCAATATTGGCAGAATAGTCGCAATGATCGCAATATAAAATAGCGTCCTCACCGGTATCGGCAGTTATCATAAATTCCTGTGAAGCATTGCCGCCGATATTCCCTGAGTCGGCTCTTACAACTCTGAACTTCAGTCCGCAGCGTTTAAAAATATTGGAATAGGCTTCAAACATATCCTGATAAGTTTTATCCAGGCTTTCGGTATTGCTATGAAAACTGTAGGCGTCTTTCATGGTGAATTCTCTTGCCCGCATTAACCCGAAACGGGGTCTGATCTCATCTCTGAATTTAGCCTGTATCTGATAGAGGTTTACCGGTAATTGTTTATAACTTTGAATGTTATTTCTGACCATATCAACTATAACTTCTTCATGGGTTGGCCCATAGCAGAATTCGCGATCGGCTCGGTCTTTGATACGCAGTAGTTCTTTGCCATATGCATACCAGCGACCACTTTCCTGCCAAAGTTCCACAGGCACCATGGAAGGCATAAGTATTTCTATGGCACCTTTTTTATTCAGTTCCTCACGAATAATGTTTTCAATT includes:
- a CDS encoding lytic transglycosylase domain-containing protein, with amino-acid sequence MDWATIFVVFVIIFSIFSTSHQDPQKTFLEKPTKFRQARMLSQNVDASMTGQIPSYDATNLNTYQIITSYIMDNFSTVPIGDVLTIAENIIVYSNIYNLDPLLMTSLIAVESEFNRCAVSPSGAKGLGQLMDFNLQCYKVSDPFDIEQNIRATCTMMRELLDTWKGDVQYSLASYFEGVNAIIRKKDSPFSEKTTRYVYKVMSRYEVLKQYK
- a CDS encoding proline--tRNA ligase is translated as MRYSQYFIPTLRDVPADAEVPSQIFALRGGYVKKIAAGIYDYLPLGLRVIRKIENIIREELNKKGAIEILMPSMVPVELWQESGRWYAYGKELLRIKDRADREFCYGPTHEEVIVDMVRNNIQSYKQLPVNLYQIQAKFRDEIRPRFGLMRAREFTMKDAYSFHSNTESLDKTYQDMFEAYSNIFKRCGLKFRVVRADSGNIGGNASQEFMITADTGEDAILYCDHCDYSANIEKATTIIKNIDSEPAKKMELVNTPDKKSIEEVAKFLKVPDYKTMKAVFYRFLKGDKLGFAMVFVRGDYEINETKVKNILDATTIELAKPEETSEYWGCENGFIGPNKPSKKKTDYQVVELFDNSLTNAKNMVCGANQKDKHLLNFNPARDLSRFEDIVFVDLNMTREGDDCPECHKGKLKKERGIEVGHIFKLGTKYSKAMNASYLDEKGLEQNFIMGCYGIGVGRTAMAAIEQAHDEHGPLWPVQIAPFEVILITANMETPEQVTAAEKLYIELQNKNIEVLFDDRKDRIGVKFNDADLIGAPLRIIIGKKIAEGIIELNYRTGNKVDITFKGAAELIADILKKL
- a CDS encoding 2-hydroxyacyl-CoA dehydratase — translated: MTSIAFTTTIPQEYIWPTSHVPLDLNNYFITNPDPMKFIDSGERKGMPRNTCSWIKGLLGVLDDLAERISVIIAVTEGDCSNNHALINMYQYYYPHIDIIRFSYPSDKNPEKLKMELDKLGSYFGVSYDKAMHTKKILDQLRSKINKFDLLQNEKNTLSAKTVQQLLVSTTDFNGDYNLFNSQVDAHIQKLQGQQAITDKIKIGYTGVPTIYNDLFDYVENTFPIKVAYFEVEQDFSMHWLKHDLIQQYLAFQYPYDLFNRIQTINMEIERRSLKAIIHYVQSFCHRQIDAALIQKLIKVPVLLLEGDTPGPLDMRTKIRIESFMERLQDENR